In Calonectris borealis chromosome 25, bCalBor7.hap1.2, whole genome shotgun sequence, the following proteins share a genomic window:
- the PEF1 gene encoding peflin, whose product MAAYPGQGFPGAGQAPGAPPAGPYPGAPYGGGPPGAPYGQPPPGGPYGGGAAPGGPYGQPGSGPQPGPYGGAAPGGGAPPGVDPEAFSWFQAVDADHSGFISVKELKQALVNSNWSTFNEETCLLMINMFDKTRSGRIDVYGFSALLRFIQQWKNLFQQYDRDQSGSISFNELQQAFSQMGYNLSPQFSQLLLARYAQRSSNPSIQLDRFIQICMQLQSTTDAFREKDTGLVGNVRLSYEDFLTMVVTRMM is encoded by the exons ATGGCGGCGTACCCGGGGCAG GGCTTCCCCGGCGCAGGACAGGCCCCCGGCGCGCCCCCGGCCGGCCCCTACCCCGGAGCTCCCTACGGCGGGGGGCCGCCCGGGGCGCCCTACGGACAGCCCCCGCCCGGAGGTCCCTACGGAGGCGGCGCCGCGCCCGGAGGCCCCTACGGACAGCCTGGCAGCGGCCCCCAACCCGGGCCCTACGGAGGGGCGGCTCCCGGAG GTGGTGCCCCCCCGGGCGTGGACCCAGAGGCCTTCTCCTGGTTCCAGGCGGTCGATGCCGATCACAGCGGGTTCATCTCCGTGAAGGAGCTGAAGCAGGCGCTGGTCAACTCCAACTGGTCAACGTTCAACGAGGAGACCTGCCTGCTGATGATAA ACATGTTCGATAAGACCAGGTCAGGACGCATAGACGTGTACGGCTTCTCAGCCTTGCTGCGCTTCATCCAGCAGTGGAAAAACCTCTTCCAGCAGTACGACAGGGACCAGTCGGGTTCCATCAGCTTCAACGAGCTCCAGCAAG CTTTCTCCCAGATGGGCTATAACCTGAGCCCCCAGTTtagccagctgctgctggcccGCTACGCCCAGCGATCCTCCAACCCCAGCATCCAGCTCGACCGCTTCATTCAGATCTGCATGCAGCTCCAGAGCACGACCGACGCCTTCCGCGAGAAGGACACGGGGCTGGTGGGCAACGTGCGGCTGAGCTACGAGGACTTCCTCACGATGGTTGTGACTCGCATGATGTGA